The Anaerolineae bacterium genome includes a window with the following:
- a CDS encoding transcriptional repressor yields MSCYEKFRDELRAHGFRLTPQREVVLRALHELPERTTTAEALHERACRRDPGLDLVTVYRTLEVLAEIDFVKCIETGRKERLWEFLGAESPHPHLLCRSCGRLYGVDEEELAALRQYLREQYGFDADLGQVTIPGLCPECRRTP; encoded by the coding sequence GTGTCCTGCTACGAGAAGTTCCGCGATGAGCTGAGGGCCCACGGCTTCCGGCTCACCCCCCAGAGGGAGGTCGTGCTGCGGGCCCTGCACGAGCTGCCCGAACGCACCACCACCGCCGAGGCGCTGCACGAGCGGGCCTGCCGGCGCGATCCGGGGCTGGATCTGGTCACCGTCTATCGGACCCTCGAAGTCCTGGCGGAGATAGACTTCGTCAAGTGCATCGAGACCGGCCGCAAGGAGCGGCTATGGGAGTTCCTCGGTGCCGAGAGCCCGCATCCCCACCTGCTCTGCCGCTCGTGCGGCCGGCTGTACGGCGTGGACGAGGAGGAACTCGCCGCCCTGCGGCAATACCTGCGGGAGCAGTATGGCTTCGACGCCGACTTAGGCCAGGTGACCATTCCCGGCTTGTGCCCGGAGTGCCGCCGGACCCCCTAG
- a CDS encoding CooT family nickel-binding protein, whose protein sequence is MCQAKVYLTANGSPELVAEDVIMLEEVPQGVRLSTFFDEPQVVRGRVRRVDFLKHIVDLVPVEEASDGG, encoded by the coding sequence ATGTGCCAGGCTAAGGTCTACCTGACGGCCAACGGCTCGCCCGAGCTGGTGGCTGAAGATGTGATCATGCTGGAGGAGGTGCCCCAAGGGGTGCGCCTTTCCACCTTTTTCGACGAGCCTCAAGTGGTGCGGGGCCGGGTGAGGAGGGTGGACTTCCTCAAGCACATTGTGGACCTGGTGCCCGTCGAGGAGGCAAGCGATGGCGGATGA
- a CDS encoding methyltransferase domain-containing protein produces the protein MREFCDYEGSDYRQRFWTRERQYEDLVERQALAALLPAQGGAVAELGAGFGRLAALYAGYERVFLVDFSRTLLRQAREDHAHDPRFTYVAADIRRLPLAADAFDAVVTVRVLHHLRDIRPALAEAHRILRPEAPYLLEFASKRHLKAVIRYLARRQPWNPFTLEPVEFAELNFDFHPAYIRTHLADAGLEAERWSALSLFRWAPLKRRFSPRSLAGLENLLRPLASLYPLTPSILVRARARKPAAPEPSHLLGCPHCHGPLEEEPRRVLCPACRRQWPVSGGILDFKEEGQPLERMPGPRVQRG, from the coding sequence ATGCGGGAGTTCTGCGACTACGAAGGCAGCGACTATAGACAGCGCTTCTGGACCAGGGAGCGTCAGTACGAGGACCTGGTAGAGCGGCAGGCGCTGGCGGCCTTGCTGCCTGCGCAGGGCGGGGCCGTCGCCGAATTGGGGGCAGGCTTCGGCCGGCTGGCGGCCTTGTACGCCGGCTATGAACGCGTCTTCCTGGTGGACTTCTCCCGCACCCTGCTGCGCCAAGCTCGCGAGGATCACGCCCATGATCCCCGGTTCACCTACGTGGCGGCAGACATCCGGCGCCTCCCTCTGGCCGCCGACGCCTTCGACGCCGTGGTCACCGTGCGCGTCCTCCATCACCTTCGCGACATACGCCCCGCCCTGGCCGAGGCCCATCGCATCCTGCGGCCGGAGGCGCCCTACCTGCTCGAGTTCGCCAGTAAGCGCCATCTCAAGGCCGTGATCCGCTACCTGGCCCGCCGCCAGCCCTGGAACCCTTTCACCCTGGAACCGGTGGAGTTCGCCGAGCTCAACTTCGATTTCCATCCCGCCTACATCCGCACCCACCTGGCCGACGCCGGGCTGGAGGCCGAGCGATGGAGCGCGCTCTCCCTCTTCCGTTGGGCTCCCCTCAAACGGCGCTTCTCGCCGCGGAGCCTGGCCGGCCTCGAGAACCTCCTGCGCCCGCTAGCGTCGCTCTACCCTCTCACGCCCAGCATCCTGGTCCGGGCTCGGGCCCGCAAGCCGGCTGCGCCCGAGCCCTCTCACCTGCTGGGCTGCCCGCACTGCCACGGCCCCCTGGAGGAAGAACCGCGCCGGGTACTGTGCCCCGCGTGCCGGCGGCAGTGGCCGGTCAGCGGGGGAATACTGGACTTCAAGGAAGAAGGGCAGCCCCTGGAGCGGATGCCCGGGCCTCGGGTGCAGCGGGGCTGA
- a CDS encoding ABC transporter ATP-binding protein → MSAGLQGGPGGMLRAYGAAEAAEGLNWKALVRLFGFVRPYRKALVAALVVMVVASGAQLLGPYLIRSAIDDQIRTGNLAGLDRVALALLATYLIGAYASARQEFLVGEMGQAVLRDMRGQLFDHMQRLDMSFYDHEDAGKLISYVVNDVAVINELLASGVVTLVADVLMLTGIIGIMLALNARLALLSFSVLPLMVLLTWWFSHRAARTYRLTRQKIGVMVGRLAEDLSTVRVIKAFAEEDRAIRQFEHTNRENRDANIAAIALAFAFRPGVDLLAAGASLIVLWFGGLWAAAGLVSVGTIVAFLNYVTRFFTPIQELSQLFTTVQAAAAGGERILRLLDTPPAILDAPDAVELPPLRGEVEFRHVYFSYDRKEPVLSDVSFRVAPGERVAIVGATGAGKSTIAKLAARHYDVDSGAVLLDGHDVRGVTLASLRGQLGVVPQEPFLFAASIADNIRFGNPEATDEEVREAARLARADIFIEALPRGYDTWVQEGAVNLSLGQRQLICLARVMLTRPSLVILDEATSSVDTQTERLIQEAMNELLSGRSAIVIAHRLATVREVDRIIALEGGRIVEEGTHDDLVAAGGLYSRLYHTQMALA, encoded by the coding sequence ATGAGCGCCGGATTACAGGGTGGCCCGGGCGGGATGCTGCGGGCATACGGTGCGGCCGAGGCCGCTGAGGGCCTGAACTGGAAGGCTCTGGTGCGGCTGTTCGGGTTCGTACGCCCCTACCGCAAGGCGCTGGTGGCGGCTTTGGTCGTCATGGTGGTGGCCTCCGGAGCCCAACTGCTGGGGCCCTACCTCATTCGTTCCGCCATAGACGACCAGATCCGCACCGGCAACCTAGCGGGGCTGGACCGGGTGGCGCTGGCCCTATTGGCTACCTACCTGATCGGCGCCTACGCCTCCGCCCGTCAGGAGTTCCTGGTGGGGGAGATGGGTCAGGCGGTGCTTCGGGACATGCGCGGCCAGCTGTTCGATCACATGCAGCGCCTGGACATGTCCTTCTACGACCACGAGGATGCCGGGAAGCTCATTTCTTATGTGGTGAACGACGTGGCCGTCATCAACGAGCTTCTGGCCAGCGGCGTCGTCACCCTAGTAGCTGACGTGCTCATGCTCACCGGCATCATCGGCATAATGCTCGCCCTCAACGCCCGGCTGGCCCTGCTCTCGTTCTCAGTCCTTCCCCTGATGGTTCTGCTGACCTGGTGGTTCTCCCACCGGGCGGCCCGCACCTATCGCCTTACCCGGCAGAAGATAGGGGTGATGGTGGGCCGCCTGGCCGAGGACCTGTCTACCGTGAGGGTGATCAAGGCCTTCGCCGAGGAGGACCGCGCCATCAGGCAGTTCGAGCACACCAACCGCGAGAACCGAGACGCCAACATAGCCGCTATCGCCCTAGCCTTCGCCTTCCGACCAGGGGTAGACCTGCTGGCGGCGGGGGCGTCGCTCATCGTTCTGTGGTTCGGGGGGCTCTGGGCGGCGGCCGGCCTGGTGTCGGTAGGGACTATCGTGGCCTTCCTCAACTACGTCACCCGCTTCTTCACGCCCATCCAGGAGCTGAGCCAGCTCTTCACCACCGTCCAGGCGGCAGCCGCCGGGGGTGAGCGCATCTTGCGTCTATTGGACACCCCGCCTGCGATCCTCGACGCGCCGGATGCGGTGGAACTCCCCCCACTGCGGGGGGAAGTGGAGTTCCGCCACGTGTACTTCTCCTATGACCGGAAGGAGCCGGTTTTGAGCGACGTTAGCTTCCGCGTGGCCCCGGGGGAGCGGGTGGCCATCGTCGGGGCCACCGGGGCCGGCAAGAGCACCATCGCCAAGCTGGCCGCCCGCCACTACGACGTGGACTCAGGGGCCGTGCTCCTGGACGGCCACGACGTGAGGGGAGTTACCTTGGCCTCTCTGCGAGGGCAACTGGGGGTGGTGCCTCAGGAACCCTTCCTCTTCGCCGCTTCCATCGCTGACAACATCCGCTTCGGCAACCCCGAGGCCACGGACGAGGAAGTGCGGGAGGCGGCCCGCCTGGCCCGGGCCGACATCTTCATCGAGGCCCTGCCCCGGGGCTACGACACCTGGGTGCAGGAAGGGGCGGTGAACCTCTCCCTGGGCCAGCGCCAACTCATCTGTCTGGCTCGGGTTATGTTGACTCGACCCAGTTTGGTGATCCTGGACGAGGCCACCTCGAGTGTAGACACTCAGACGGAGCGGTTGATCCAGGAAGCCATGAACGAGCTGCTATCAGGGCGCAGCGCCATCGTCATCGCCCACCGGTTGGCGACGGTGCGCGAGGTGGACCGTATCATCGCCCTGGAGGGCGGCCGCATCGTGGAAGAGGGGACGCACGACGATTTGGTGGCCGCGGGCGGCCTCTACAGCCGGCTCTACCACACCCAGATGGCCCTGGCGTGA